One sulfur-oxidizing endosymbiont of Gigantopelta aegis genomic region harbors:
- a CDS encoding HlyC/CorC family transporter, which produces MNDIPISILLSVLGVLILLSGFFSGSETALVSLNRYRLKHLVNSGHKGAKIASSLLARPDRLFGLILIFNNFVNILASAIATIIGLNLFGEAGIAIATGILTFIILIFAEVTPKTYAAQHPEQLAFPAAYILKGLMFIFYPLVYFINTITNGLLTLFGIHKPENNDSLSPEELRTIVNETGSLIPAKHQKMLLNILDLEAVKIEDIMISRNEIVGLDINDCWDDILEQLTHSLHTRLPVYEDDIDHIFGIIHLRKALSIVSNPNAKKEDLKKIIASCYFIPEATPLNKQLLNFQHNKRRTAFVVDEYGDIQGMITLEDILEEIVGEFTTDPADTLMKEVHPQEDGTILVDGSANIRDLNRMMNWNLPTNNAKTINGLMLEYLESIPEAGTSVLIDNYPIEIKQIMGNTVKTVKIEPQINQQDALEEDEDNI; this is translated from the coding sequence TTGAACGATATCCCCATTAGTATTTTACTTTCCGTTTTAGGCGTACTTATCCTCTTGTCCGGTTTCTTTTCCGGTTCAGAGACTGCTTTGGTCAGTCTTAATCGTTATCGCCTCAAACATTTAGTTAATTCCGGCCACAAGGGTGCAAAAATAGCCAGTTCATTACTTGCCCGTCCGGATCGTCTTTTTGGCCTGATTTTAATTTTTAATAATTTTGTTAATATTTTAGCCTCCGCTATTGCAACCATTATTGGTCTCAATTTATTTGGTGAAGCCGGTATCGCCATCGCAACGGGGATTCTAACCTTTATTATTTTAATTTTTGCTGAAGTGACGCCAAAAACCTACGCTGCACAACACCCTGAACAATTGGCATTTCCTGCCGCTTATATTCTCAAGGGACTAATGTTTATATTTTATCCCCTAGTTTACTTTATTAACACCATCACCAATGGCCTGCTGACTCTTTTTGGCATCCATAAGCCTGAAAACAATGATTCCCTAAGCCCTGAAGAGCTACGCACCATCGTTAATGAAACCGGCTCATTGATCCCAGCTAAACACCAAAAAATGCTACTGAACATTTTGGATTTAGAAGCCGTAAAAATTGAAGATATTATGATTTCTCGAAATGAAATCGTTGGTCTGGATATTAATGATTGCTGGGATGATATATTGGAACAGCTGACCCATAGTCTGCATACTCGCCTGCCTGTTTATGAAGATGATATCGATCATATTTTTGGCATTATACACTTACGTAAAGCATTGAGTATTGTGTCCAACCCCAATGCCAAGAAAGAAGATTTAAAGAAAATTATTGCCTCCTGTTATTTCATTCCAGAAGCCACTCCACTGAACAAACAATTGCTTAATTTTCAGCATAACAAACGCCGTACAGCCTTCGTCGTCGATGAATATGGTGATATACAAGGCATGATCACTTTAGAAGACATTCTGGAAGAAATTGTCGGGGAATTTACCACTGATCCAGCTGATACACTGATGAAAGAAGTACATCCTCAGGAGGATGGTACAATTCTTGTAGACGGAAGTGCCAACATACGCGATCTAAATCGCATGATGAACTGGAATTTACCAACCAATAATGCCAAAACAATTAATGGCCTGATGCTGGAATATTTAGAGTCCATTCCAGAGGCTGGCACTAGCGTCTTAATTGATAATTATCCTATTGAAATCAAGCAAATCATGGGGAATACGGTAAAAACAGTTAAAATTGAACCACAGATCAATCAGCAAGATGCGCTTGAAGAAGACGAAGATAATATATAA
- a CDS encoding IS1595 family transposase: MSKNKIQFQEGYSLFELFNDYGTDKQCRQALFKWKFPDGFVCPECGNKTYCTLEHRHLYQCHHCHHQTSATCGTIFDSTKLPLSKWFLAIHLMTQLKTAVSALELKRQLKVSYNTAWSMKQKIMQVMKERDDSKPLSGIIQIDDAYWGGEHRGGSRGRGSENKTPFVAAVSTNEDGHPIAMNLNVLKGFKSSEIKRWAQTHLTPGSTVYSDGLNCFPAVKEADCKHVPIVTGGGAASVDKIEFIWVNTMIGNIKNSMKGSYHSINSKHLPRYLAEFCYRFNRRFNLKDMMPRFLCVAMKTPPMNGKLLKMAELYG; encoded by the coding sequence ATGTCAAAAAATAAAATTCAGTTTCAAGAAGGTTATAGTTTATTTGAGCTTTTTAATGATTATGGCACTGACAAACAGTGCCGACAAGCCTTATTTAAATGGAAATTTCCTGATGGATTTGTTTGCCCAGAGTGTGGCAATAAGACTTATTGCACTCTAGAACATCGCCATCTTTATCAGTGCCACCATTGTCATCATCAGACATCAGCAACCTGTGGGACAATATTTGATAGTACCAAACTGCCTTTATCTAAGTGGTTTTTAGCGATTCATCTTATGACTCAATTGAAGACAGCGGTTTCAGCATTAGAATTAAAGAGACAGCTTAAGGTAAGCTACAATACAGCCTGGAGTATGAAACAAAAGATCATGCAGGTTATGAAAGAACGTGATGACAGTAAACCTTTATCAGGCATCATTCAAATTGATGATGCCTACTGGGGTGGTGAGCACAGAGGCGGCTCCAGAGGTCGTGGTTCAGAAAATAAAACACCGTTCGTTGCAGCCGTTTCTACTAATGAAGATGGACACCCGATTGCAATGAATTTAAATGTGCTTAAAGGGTTTAAATCCAGTGAAATAAAACGATGGGCACAAACTCATTTAACACCTGGAAGTACTGTTTACTCAGATGGGTTAAATTGTTTTCCTGCGGTTAAAGAAGCTGACTGTAAGCATGTTCCAATCGTCACGGGTGGTGGTGCGGCAAGTGTTGATAAAATTGAGTTTATCTGGGTTAACACTATGATAGGTAATATTAAAAACTCTATGAAGGGAAGCTATCATTCCATTAACTCAAAACATTTACCTCGGTATCTTGCTGAATTTTGTTATCGGTTTAATAGACGCTTTAACTTAAAAGACATGATGCCAAGGTTTTTATGCGTGGCGATGAAAACGCCACCTATGAATGGAAAGCTCCTAAAAATGGCGGAGCTTTATGGGTAA
- a CDS encoding cytochrome C assembly family protein, with amino-acid sequence MFITGFITATLYLASGAWLGFNLLNAKIIQDEPNKKILAIGFLALLIHAIILYADTVTRDGLNPSFLNSFSLVSWLVVLLYLVAEFRKPVETLGVLIFPTAAIAVFLQLFWPNATTLDNLSFELEVHILLSLLAYGLLAIAAGQSVLLLIQTYYLKNKHPGGFIRSLPALQSMEMLLFQMIIVGFTLLTLALLSGFLFLDNIFAQHLVHKTVLSIIAWLLFATLLLGRWHFGWRGKKAIHFTLGGFIFLMLSYFGSKLVLEIILQKV; translated from the coding sequence ATGTTTATAACTGGATTTATTACTGCCACCCTTTATCTTGCTTCCGGAGCCTGGTTAGGCTTCAACCTGTTAAATGCCAAAATTATTCAGGATGAACCCAATAAAAAGATCCTGGCTATCGGCTTTTTGGCATTGCTTATTCATGCCATCATTTTATATGCCGACACAGTGACTCGTGATGGGCTGAACCCTTCTTTTCTTAATAGTTTTTCGCTGGTTTCCTGGTTAGTCGTCTTACTTTATTTAGTGGCTGAATTCCGCAAACCGGTAGAAACCCTGGGTGTATTAATTTTCCCCACGGCAGCGATTGCGGTCTTTTTACAATTATTCTGGCCTAATGCGACGACACTCGACAATCTCAGCTTTGAACTTGAAGTACATATTTTATTATCGCTACTAGCTTATGGCCTACTAGCCATTGCTGCGGGTCAGTCGGTATTATTGTTGATTCAAACCTATTATTTGAAAAACAAGCATCCCGGTGGGTTTATCCGTTCTTTGCCTGCCTTGCAAAGTATGGAAATGCTACTCTTTCAAATGATCATCGTCGGCTTTACCCTGCTGACGCTGGCGCTACTCAGTGGTTTTCTTTTTCTGGACAATATTTTTGCCCAGCATCTGGTGCATAAAACGGTATTGTCCATTATTGCCTGGCTCTTATTTGCCACACTTCTCTTGGGACGTTGGCATTTTGGCTGGCGTGGAAAAAAAGCCATTCACTTTACGCTAGGCGGTTTTATCTTTCTGATGCTATCCTATTTTGGTAGCAAGCTTGTGCTAGAAATCATTTTGCAAAAAGTCTGA
- the radA gene encoding DNA repair protein RadA → MAKKDKAIFLCNECGDTFSKWQGQCESCGAWNTLNEFKEPKGIKSPKGPVSLKGYAGAKESVQKLSDVRLDELPRFSTQNSEFDRVLGGGIVPGSVILLAGTPGAGKSTLTLQTLCELSHNIPAIYFSGEESLSQIAMRAARLKLVTEHLDIAAETDVLAVLTMINELKVKIVVIDSLQSMYHPDVQGVPGGVTQLKECAHALTQYAKQNGVAMIVICHTTKDGGVAGPRVVEHIADVMMHLLVMEGSRFRELRSQKNRFGSINELGILAMMPDNGYLRAVTDPSAIFLNRSRKPHPGSMVAALWEGSRSMLVELQSLVVESSQGNPRRLAVGLDQNRLNMLVAILLRHGNLAIFDQELYVNLVGGLKISDPSTDLPLILSMVSSFQDRVIPQDWLAFGEVGLSGEIRAVPSGLERIKQAAQQGFLHCICPKANTPKKLPTGITVYPVDTLVEAIDALDAMRE, encoded by the coding sequence ATGGCAAAAAAAGATAAGGCAATATTTCTTTGTAACGAATGTGGTGACACGTTTTCCAAATGGCAGGGGCAATGTGAAAGCTGCGGTGCATGGAATACTTTAAATGAGTTTAAAGAACCGAAGGGTATTAAAAGTCCCAAAGGGCCAGTGAGCCTGAAAGGTTATGCGGGCGCAAAAGAGTCAGTGCAAAAGCTCAGTGATGTTAGGTTGGATGAATTACCCCGATTTAGCACCCAAAATAGTGAGTTTGATCGAGTGCTGGGTGGGGGAATTGTTCCTGGTAGTGTGATTTTGTTGGCTGGTACACCGGGTGCGGGGAAATCAACTCTGACTTTGCAGACTCTTTGCGAATTGAGTCATAACATACCTGCCATCTATTTCAGCGGTGAAGAATCATTGTCACAAATCGCTATGCGGGCTGCTCGACTTAAATTAGTGACTGAGCACTTGGATATTGCAGCAGAAACGGATGTCTTAGCTGTTTTAACCATGATCAACGAATTGAAAGTTAAGATAGTGGTGATTGATTCCTTGCAGTCTATGTATCATCCCGATGTGCAGGGCGTGCCTGGTGGCGTAACGCAATTAAAAGAATGTGCTCATGCGTTAACACAATATGCCAAACAAAATGGTGTGGCGATGATTGTTATTTGCCATACTACTAAAGATGGTGGGGTTGCAGGGCCAAGAGTAGTCGAGCACATTGCTGACGTGATGATGCATTTGTTGGTGATGGAAGGCTCACGTTTTCGTGAATTGCGTTCCCAAAAAAATCGTTTTGGTTCTATTAACGAGCTGGGTATTTTAGCGATGATGCCGGACAACGGTTATTTGCGTGCAGTGACTGACCCCTCTGCCATTTTCTTGAACCGTAGTCGCAAGCCTCATCCAGGTTCAATGGTGGCTGCGCTATGGGAAGGCTCTCGCTCCATGTTAGTCGAATTACAATCATTGGTGGTTGAGTCGAGTCAGGGCAATCCACGCCGTTTGGCGGTTGGCCTAGATCAGAATCGCTTGAATATGCTTGTGGCGATTCTTTTGCGCCATGGTAACCTGGCCATTTTTGATCAGGAATTGTATGTTAATTTGGTGGGTGGTTTAAAAATATCTGATCCCAGTACCGATTTGCCTTTGATTTTATCGATGGTTTCATCGTTTCAGGATCGCGTGATTCCACAGGACTGGTTAGCCTTTGGTGAAGTGGGATTGTCAGGTGAAATACGTGCCGTGCCCAGTGGTTTAGAGCGTATAAAACAGGCAGCACAGCAGGGATTTTTGCATTGCATTTGCCCCAAGGCCAATACACCTAAGAAATTGCCTACAGGCATCACCGTATATCCTGTAGATACCTTGGTGGAAGCTATTGATGCCTTGGATGCTATGCGTGAATAA
- a CDS encoding FHA domain-containing protein, producing MSQVSLLFKDRILSVNHLDQNTHFIIGHAPECQIHIDSLAVSPHHARITYEDRAYTIEELGNETDILINNKKIDTSAVLSDGDQISLGKHTLIFTFDERNENREFREPEPPPVTMKKSGKGWVQYLNGLRMGKTIQIKKNMTNISDDKAKSVALISNRADGFYISYLKGASPKVNNAVIGEKSTLLPSNSRISLGSQDILFYIE from the coding sequence GTGTCACAAGTGAGCCTTTTATTTAAAGACCGCATATTGAGTGTTAACCACTTGGATCAAAACACTCATTTTATTATTGGTCATGCCCCAGAGTGCCAAATTCACATTGATAGCCTGGCCGTCAGTCCTCATCACGCTCGTATCACCTATGAAGATCGTGCTTATACCATAGAGGAACTCGGTAACGAAACCGATATTCTCATCAATAACAAGAAAATTGATACCAGTGCCGTACTATCGGACGGCGATCAAATCAGTTTGGGGAAACACACGCTAATTTTTACCTTTGATGAACGCAATGAAAACCGTGAATTCAGAGAACCTGAGCCTCCACCCGTTACCATGAAGAAAAGTGGCAAGGGTTGGGTACAATATCTAAATGGCCTAAGAATGGGCAAAACCATTCAGATCAAGAAAAACATGACCAATATCAGCGATGATAAAGCAAAAAGTGTTGCGCTGATTTCTAACCGTGCTGATGGATTTTATATTTCCTATCTTAAGGGAGCTTCCCCCAAAGTTAATAATGCAGTCATTGGAGAGAAAAGCACACTATTGCCAAGCAATAGCCGAATCTCACTTGGCTCTCAGGATATTTTATTTTATATAGAATAA
- the ffh gene encoding signal recognition particle protein — protein MFDGLTERLAKTVKNLRGQGRLSEDNIKDTLREVRMALLEADVALPVVKDFIEQVKKRAIGKEVIESISPGQAFIKIVNDELVVMMGESNNALNLSAQPPAVILMAGLQGSGKTTSVAKLARLLKQEKKSVLVTSADVYRPAAIEQLATLAKEVDVEFFPSDTSQKPVDIGLNAIDYARKKHLDVVIVDTAGRLHIDDEMMGEIKSLHAAINPVETLFVVDSMTGQDAANTAKAFDEALPLTGVILTKTDGDARGGAALSIRQITGKPIKFMGVGEKVDALEAFHPDRLASRILGMGDILSLVEDAQNKVDHKKAAKLARKIKKGKNFDLDDFRDQILQMKKMGGMSSLMDKLPGVSDIPNQVKEQVNDKELIKIEALINSMTPYERQKPEFIKGSRKKRITAGSGTQIQDLNRLLKQFKQMQKMMKKFSKGGMKNMMRSLKGRMPPGMGGGMGKMPF, from the coding sequence ATGTTTGATGGTTTAACGGAACGTCTTGCCAAAACGGTCAAGAATTTACGCGGTCAGGGACGCTTATCAGAAGATAATATCAAGGATACACTGCGTGAAGTCCGCATGGCGCTCTTAGAAGCGGATGTTGCCTTGCCAGTGGTTAAAGACTTTATCGAACAGGTAAAAAAGCGAGCTATTGGTAAAGAAGTCATTGAAAGCATTTCGCCCGGTCAGGCATTCATTAAAATAGTGAATGATGAACTTGTCGTCATGATGGGTGAAAGTAATAATGCACTGAATCTAAGTGCTCAGCCGCCAGCGGTTATTTTAATGGCGGGCTTACAAGGTTCTGGTAAGACCACCAGTGTGGCCAAACTCGCCCGCTTACTCAAACAAGAAAAAAAATCAGTGCTGGTGACCAGTGCTGATGTGTATCGTCCTGCGGCAATAGAACAGTTAGCGACACTGGCCAAAGAAGTCGATGTAGAATTCTTTCCCAGTGACACCTCTCAAAAGCCGGTAGACATTGGCCTCAATGCTATTGATTATGCCCGTAAAAAACATCTTGATGTGGTGATTGTCGATACTGCTGGTCGATTGCATATTGATGATGAAATGATGGGTGAAATCAAAAGCCTGCATGCTGCTATCAATCCAGTCGAAACCTTATTCGTTGTAGATAGCATGACCGGTCAGGATGCGGCGAATACCGCCAAGGCATTTGATGAAGCACTGCCATTGACTGGTGTGATTCTGACCAAAACCGATGGTGATGCGCGTGGTGGTGCGGCTTTATCGATTCGTCAAATCACGGGCAAGCCCATTAAATTTATGGGTGTGGGTGAAAAAGTTGATGCTTTAGAAGCTTTCCATCCGGATAGACTGGCTTCTCGTATTCTGGGCATGGGTGATATTCTCAGTTTGGTCGAAGATGCACAAAATAAAGTCGATCATAAAAAAGCCGCCAAGCTCGCTAGAAAAATCAAAAAAGGTAAGAATTTTGATTTAGATGACTTTCGTGATCAGATTCTACAAATGAAAAAAATGGGTGGCATGAGCAGTCTGATGGACAAGTTACCCGGAGTGAGTGACATTCCCAACCAAGTGAAAGAACAGGTGAATGATAAGGAATTGATCAAAATTGAAGCGTTGATTAACTCCATGACACCTTATGAACGTCAAAAACCTGAATTCATTAAAGGTTCTAGAAAAAAACGTATCACGGCAGGCTCAGGGACACAAATTCAGGATCTTAATCGTTTGTTGAAGCAATTTAAACAAATGCAAAAAATGATGAAGAAGTTTTCCAAGGGCGGCATGAAAAATATGATGCGTAGCCTAAAAGGTCGCATGCCACCGGGAATGGGTGGTGGTATGGGGAAAATGCCTTTTTAG